A stretch of the Gossypium hirsutum isolate 1008001.06 chromosome D07, Gossypium_hirsutum_v2.1, whole genome shotgun sequence genome encodes the following:
- the LOC107954940 gene encoding uncharacterized protein, whose translation MAAKLALSSSLTTQIPLLPNSSSSASAFPCALTSHNTRAHKFRIHANLGEGEGELKPKGKKKFITREEEPEQYWQTAGEREGENPMKTPLPYIIIFGMSTPFVILAIAFANGWIKVPVR comes from the exons ATGGCAGCCAAATTGGCACTCTCTTCTTCTCTTACCACTCAGATTCCTCTCTTACCCAACTCTTCATCCTCTGCATCGGCTTTCCCTTGTGCCCTCACTTCCCATAACACAAGGGCCCATAAATTCAGAATTCATGCAAACTTAg GGGAAGGAGAAGGAGAGCTCAAGCCTAAAGGAAAGAAGAAATTTATAACTAGAGAAGAAGAACCAGAGCA GTATTGGCAAACAGCAGGAGAAAGGGAAGGAGAGAATCCCATGAAGACCCCTCTTCCTTACATTATAATATTTGGAATGTCAACACCTTTTGTAATCTTAGCCATTGCTTTTGCCAATGGCTGGATTAAGGTTCCTGTTCGATGA
- the LOC107954939 gene encoding SNF1-related protein kinase regulatory subunit beta-2, with product MVMGNVSGREDGEGGSGAKKNGNEVDNEQFNSDPMLHSPPHRPNESYQPPFLFPPQIPMFPWLRSAEMIQTQTQNDMLMQNTTRYEDIRSENNLPWEYNNSGRAPDVQISEAPLLRPGQMMQIRNDPLVQKSTRYKDFHQEQKRAVMITWCFGGKRVAITGSWDNWKTIEPLHSLGKDFIIMKMLPFGVYHYQFIVDELRRYAPNLPCEFDESGNAYNILDLQEFVPEAPESLSEFESPPSPISSYDSQPLNDGDFSKPPPELPSQLRTKILDEQSLFVRNPRSSRKPSHTLLNHLYKKDGCDGQSVALCSTHRFLQKYVTVVLYKSVHR from the exons ATGG TAATGGGAAATGTTAGTGGTAGAGAAGATGGTGAAGGAGGTTCAGGAGCAAAGAAGAATGGAAATGAAGTGGATAACGAGCAATTTAATTCAGACCCAATGCTTCACTCCCCTCCACATAGGCCTAATGAGTCTTATCAGCCTCCTTTCCTTTTCCCTCCACAG ATCCCTATGTTTCCCTGGCTAAGATCTGCTGAAATGATCCAAACTCAAACTCAAAATGATATGTTAATGCAAAACACTACGCGGTACGAAGATATCCGTAGTGAGAATAACTTGCCATGGGAATACAACAATTCAGGCAGAGCTCCGGATGTACAG ATCTCTGAGGCTCCCTTGCTCAGACCTGGTCAAATGATGCAAATCCGAAATGATCCACTGGTACAAAAGTCTACGCGCTACAAGGATTTCCACCAAGAGCAGAAGAGAGCAGTGATGATAACATGGTGTTTTGGTGGCAAGCGAGTAGCTATTACTGGATCATGGGACAATTGGAAGACCAT AGAACCCTTGCACTCTTTGGGTAAAGATTTCATTATCATGAAGATGCTCCCATTTGGTGTTTACCACTACCAATTCATTGTAGATGAGCTGAGGAGATATGCTCCAAACTTACCGTGCGAATTTGATGAGTCTGGGAATGCTTATAACATTTTGGATTTGCAG GAGTTTGTTCCAGAAGCTCCTGAAAGCCTCTCAGAGTTCGAATCTCCACCTTCCCCGATATCGAGCTATGACAGTCAACCACTAAATGATGGTGATTTCAGCAAGCCTCCACCTGAACTGCCTTCACAGCTTCGGACAAAGATATTAGATGAGCAATCACTTTTTGTTAGGAATCCCCGGTCCTCGCGAAAGCCTTCTCATACGCTCCTGAACCATCTTTACAAGAAAGATGGCTGTGATGGTCAGTCTGTGGCGCTTTGCTCCACACATAGATTTCTTCAAAAATATGTGACTGTAGTACTATACAAATCCGTGCATAGGTAA